In a genomic window of Halalkalicoccus sp. CG83:
- a CDS encoding MmgE/PrpD family protein encodes MAEFTDRLAAYCAGLDGTVSADETLRKHVLDWFGVAIGGAAHADSTPALLEGTGFAGGGAATVIPSGERVSPDAGALVNGTLAHSLDFDDTHLGSSLHPGAPSIAAALATAEATGASSERFLAGVAAGYDVACTVGEAVNPDAHYAQGFHITATCGTFGATAAAGVVRGLSEEEVENAFGVNGSQAAGSLQFLENGAWNKRLHPGLAARRAVTAVELAAAGFEGAAEPIEGEFGFFEGYTHDARPEAIERLAGRNAVEETGLKPYPCCRYMHPAIDALRELATSVDPDEVTNVEVALPEAGVRLTGAPIESKRRPENFVDCQFSMPFAAALALVEGAAGAEPFLRTAGRLDESPRFEDQGFRRLMDATSVDTDADVQDAFPERWCARVSVEADEVYERFVDVPYGEPDDPMSWDRVTEKTRGLVGTSEVDVDPDALATAVAELPERSIEELMAVATGG; translated from the coding sequence ATGGCCGAGTTCACGGACCGATTGGCGGCGTACTGCGCCGGCCTCGACGGTACGGTGAGCGCAGACGAGACGCTCCGAAAGCACGTCCTCGACTGGTTCGGCGTCGCGATCGGCGGGGCGGCCCACGCCGACTCGACGCCTGCGCTCCTCGAGGGGACGGGATTCGCCGGCGGCGGCGCCGCGACGGTGATACCCAGCGGCGAACGCGTCTCGCCGGACGCTGGGGCGCTCGTAAACGGCACCCTGGCTCACAGCCTCGACTTCGACGACACGCATCTGGGTTCGTCGCTGCACCCCGGCGCACCGTCGATCGCGGCGGCGCTCGCGACCGCCGAGGCGACCGGCGCCTCCTCTGAACGGTTTCTCGCGGGCGTCGCCGCCGGCTACGACGTCGCCTGCACGGTGGGCGAGGCGGTCAACCCCGACGCCCACTACGCGCAGGGGTTCCACATCACCGCGACCTGCGGGACGTTCGGCGCGACCGCGGCCGCGGGCGTCGTCCGCGGACTCTCCGAGGAGGAGGTCGAGAACGCGTTCGGCGTCAACGGGAGCCAGGCGGCGGGCTCGTTGCAGTTCCTCGAGAACGGCGCCTGGAACAAGCGCCTCCACCCCGGACTCGCGGCCCGGCGGGCGGTGACGGCGGTGGAGCTCGCGGCAGCGGGCTTCGAGGGGGCCGCCGAGCCGATCGAGGGGGAGTTCGGCTTCTTCGAAGGGTACACCCACGACGCCCGCCCCGAGGCGATCGAGCGGCTGGCCGGCCGAAACGCGGTAGAGGAGACGGGGCTCAAACCCTATCCGTGCTGTCGGTACATGCACCCCGCGATCGACGCCCTCCGCGAACTCGCAACCTCGGTGGATCCCGACGAGGTGACGAACGTCGAGGTGGCGCTTCCCGAGGCGGGGGTACGACTGACGGGCGCTCCGATCGAGTCGAAACGACGCCCGGAGAACTTCGTCGACTGTCAGTTCAGCATGCCGTTCGCGGCGGCGCTCGCCCTCGTGGAGGGGGCGGCGGGCGCCGAACCGTTCCTTCGGACCGCCGGCCGGCTCGACGAGTCGCCGCGGTTCGAGGACCAGGGGTTCCGCCGGCTCATGGACGCGACGAGCGTCGATACGGATGCCGACGTGCAGGACGCCTTCCCCGAACGGTGGTGTGCTCGGGTGAGCGTCGAGGCCGACGAGGTATACGAGCGGTTCGTCGATGTCCCGTACGGCGAACCCGACGATCCGATGTCCTGGGATCGGGTCACGGAGAAGACCCGCGGGCTCGTAGGGACCTCCGAGGTGGACGTCGATCCCGACGCGCTCGCGACGGCGGTCGCGGAGCTTCCGGAGCGGTCGATCGAGGAGCTGATGGCCGTCGCGACCGGCGGCTGA
- a CDS encoding DNA polymerase sliding clamp, whose amino-acid sequence MFNAIVSADTFGTALDSVSALVDECKIHLNEEGLAIRAVDPANVGMVDLTLASDAFESYEADGGQIGVNLSRLEDIVGMADAGQLVHLELDEETRKLQIQLDGLEYTLALIDPDSIRQEPDIPDLDLPARIVVEGRDINRAVKAADMVSDHIALGVDEEEELFQVEAEGDTDDVHLELDRDDLIDLTPGPARSLFSLDYLKDMNKAIPTDGEVTLELGEEFPVKLHFEIAEGNGQVTYMLAPRIQSD is encoded by the coding sequence ATGTTCAACGCGATCGTGAGTGCCGACACGTTCGGGACGGCGCTCGACTCCGTGAGCGCGCTGGTGGACGAGTGCAAGATCCACCTCAACGAGGAGGGGCTGGCGATCCGCGCCGTCGACCCCGCGAACGTCGGCATGGTCGATCTCACCCTCGCTTCGGACGCCTTCGAGTCCTACGAGGCCGACGGCGGCCAGATCGGCGTCAACCTCTCGCGACTCGAGGACATCGTCGGCATGGCCGACGCCGGCCAGCTCGTCCACCTCGAGCTCGACGAGGAGACGCGCAAGCTCCAGATCCAGCTCGACGGCCTCGAGTACACCCTCGCGTTGATCGACCCCGACTCGATCCGCCAGGAGCCCGACATCCCCGATCTCGATCTGCCCGCCCGGATCGTCGTCGAGGGTCGCGACATCAATCGCGCGGTGAAGGCCGCCGACATGGTGAGCGACCACATCGCGCTGGGCGTCGACGAGGAGGAAGAGCTGTTCCAGGTCGAGGCCGAGGGCGACACCGACGACGTCCACCTCGAACTCGACCGCGACGACCTGATCGACCTCACGCCCGGGCCCGCCCGCTCGCTCTTCAGCCTCGATTACCTGAAGGACATGAACAAGGCGATCCCCACCGATGGCGAGGTCACGCTCGAACTCGGCGAGGAGTTCCCCGTGAAGCTCCACTTCGAGATCGCCGAGGGCAACGGCCAGGTCACCTACATGCTCGCCCCGCGCATCCAGAGCGACTAA
- a CDS encoding GNAT family N-acetyltransferase, producing MSDVRQATPEDAESIREIARTSWHAAYDGLLGEETVERTIDEWYDPDGLREAIGRPEHVVHVVGNDPTGFVHVGPAPGDKHVAELFRIYVRPEQWGEGIGGRLLDSVEAEIEGYDRLTLSVFAENEVGIDFYENEGFERVGEETAEFDGDEYRAYRYEKGL from the coding sequence ATGAGCGACGTTCGACAGGCGACTCCGGAGGATGCGGAGTCGATCCGCGAGATCGCGCGTACCTCGTGGCACGCCGCCTACGACGGGCTGCTCGGCGAGGAGACGGTAGAGCGGACGATCGACGAGTGGTACGACCCTGACGGGCTACGAGAGGCGATCGGGCGGCCGGAGCACGTCGTCCACGTGGTCGGGAACGATCCGACCGGATTCGTCCATGTCGGTCCTGCCCCGGGTGACAAGCACGTCGCAGAGCTCTTTCGGATATACGTCCGGCCCGAGCAGTGGGGTGAGGGAATCGGCGGGCGACTGCTCGACTCAGTCGAGGCGGAGATCGAGGGATACGACCGGCTCACGCTCTCCGTGTTCGCCGAAAACGAGGTGGGAATCGACTTCTACGAGAATGAGGGATTCGAGCGAGTCGGCGAAGAAACAGCCGAGTTCGACGGTGATGAGTATAGAGCGTATCGCTACGAGAAGGGGCTTTAG
- the priL gene encoding DNA primase regulatory subunit PriL: MRALHARYPFLSAARETVEEADVDLVSLVREDRTVVERATERVAGSLREGSVGDPHRSTRVELLSYPVARVLVSLVDERICTRKYARAEAKRAIAQFTDERDASAELKSARTEKLSVADLLAEFDLEEAIRETDAGYRVAVGTYLGLTADVRGEEWRLVNRTLADGDVHIERAELDALLEEAIAKRVERGLPLGVPDPIADELDEEVASLRETLADLDLTREIDTVVPERFPPCMKALLDSIQKGEHLEHHSRFAITAFLTSIGMSTDEIIDLYMVNSSFGEEMTRYQTDHIRGETSPTEYSPPSCATMQSYGDCVNKDDRCETISHPMAYYEKALDEADEDELIDWREEEGDGNEGEAA; this comes from the coding sequence ATGCGCGCTCTCCACGCCCGATACCCGTTTCTCTCCGCCGCCCGTGAGACCGTCGAAGAGGCCGACGTCGACCTCGTGAGCCTCGTCCGCGAGGACCGGACGGTCGTCGAGCGCGCGACCGAGCGGGTCGCGGGCTCGCTCCGGGAGGGGAGCGTCGGCGATCCGCATCGGAGCACCCGCGTCGAACTCCTCTCCTATCCGGTCGCGCGGGTGCTCGTCTCGCTCGTGGACGAGCGGATCTGTACCCGGAAGTACGCCCGCGCCGAGGCGAAGCGTGCCATCGCGCAGTTCACCGACGAACGCGACGCGAGCGCCGAACTCAAGAGCGCCCGGACCGAGAAGCTCTCGGTCGCCGACCTGCTCGCGGAGTTCGACCTCGAGGAGGCCATCCGCGAGACCGACGCCGGCTATCGGGTCGCCGTCGGGACCTATCTCGGGCTGACGGCGGACGTCCGCGGCGAGGAGTGGCGCCTGGTCAACCGGACTCTCGCCGACGGCGACGTCCACATCGAACGTGCGGAGCTCGACGCCCTACTGGAGGAGGCGATCGCCAAACGGGTCGAGCGCGGCCTTCCCCTCGGGGTTCCCGATCCGATCGCGGACGAGCTCGACGAGGAGGTGGCGAGCCTGCGCGAGACGCTCGCCGACCTCGACCTCACCCGCGAGATCGACACCGTCGTTCCCGAACGGTTCCCGCCGTGCATGAAGGCGCTGCTCGACTCGATCCAGAAGGGCGAGCACCTCGAACACCACTCCCGGTTCGCGATCACCGCCTTCCTCACGAGCATCGGGATGAGCACCGACGAGATCATCGACCTCTACATGGTGAACTCGAGCTTCGGCGAGGAGATGACGCGCTATCAGACCGACCACATCCGTGGGGAGACCAGCCCGACGGAGTACTCGCCGCCGAGCTGTGCGACGATGCAGTCCTACGGCGACTGCGTGAACAAGGACGATCGCTGCGAGACGATCTCACATCCGATGGCCTACTACGAGAAGGCGCTCGACGAGGCCGACGAGGACGAACTGATCGACTGGCGCGAGGAGGAGGGGGACGGAAACGAGGGGGAGGCCGCCTAA
- a CDS encoding DUF7472 family protein — protein sequence MDVDRDTVVEIAVSVGAVALFIAVIVVIGDVYNRGGLSTDGGMALVGAITGFVVLMSVLGLGLAYYLNR from the coding sequence ATGGACGTAGACCGGGATACGGTCGTCGAGATCGCCGTTTCCGTCGGTGCGGTGGCGCTGTTCATCGCGGTGATCGTCGTCATCGGGGACGTCTACAACCGAGGCGGCCTCTCGACCGACGGCGGGATGGCGCTCGTCGGCGCGATCACCGGTTTCGTCGTCCTGATGTCGGTTCTCGGGCTCGGTCTCGCGTACTACCTCAACCGTTAG
- a CDS encoding SWIM zinc finger family protein, translated as MTQARNTPASPAPLPAAEAELDRRSIRARTEPMTVTALGDAIYEIGTEHRTTYLVDLASNRCSCPDHTYRDVRCKHLRRVAIEITEGRVPPPGELAVGCAVCGEELFVNEREVDGGSHYCEAHTLRPGAIVRDRETGDRLLVVSVSDRQADHVRIGESAYSVATYPNNRSYDPTDPVVGAVYPQSVEMTDRGPEPDALRVYSFPRSRLERIA; from the coding sequence ATGACGCAAGCCAGAAACACACCAGCGTCACCAGCGCCGCTTCCGGCCGCCGAGGCCGAACTCGATCGTCGCTCGATCAGAGCCCGGACCGAGCCGATGACGGTCACCGCGCTCGGCGACGCCATCTACGAGATCGGAACCGAACACAGGACGACGTACCTCGTCGATCTCGCGAGCAACCGCTGTAGCTGTCCCGACCACACCTACCGCGACGTCCGCTGTAAGCACCTCCGGCGCGTCGCCATCGAGATCACCGAGGGTCGCGTCCCGCCGCCGGGGGAGCTGGCGGTCGGATGTGCCGTCTGTGGCGAGGAACTGTTCGTCAACGAGCGCGAGGTCGACGGGGGATCGCACTACTGCGAGGCCCACACCCTGAGGCCGGGCGCGATCGTCCGCGACCGCGAGACGGGCGACCGGCTGCTCGTGGTGAGCGTCTCCGACCGGCAGGCCGACCACGTCCGCATCGGCGAGTCAGCCTACAGCGTCGCGACCTACCCCAACAACCGCTCGTACGACCCGACCGATCCGGTCGTCGGCGCGGTCTACCCCCAGTCGGTCGAGATGACCGATCGGGGTCCCGAACCGGACGCGCTCCGCGTCTACTCGTTCCCGCGTTCGCGCCTCGAGCGGATCGCCTGA